A genome region from Nocardiopsis exhalans includes the following:
- a CDS encoding family 2B encapsulin nanocompartment shell protein — MSIDSAPEVNTSQQRSLTTAAARNLATTTKSAPQMQGKSSRWLLRTLPWVQTDGGAYRVNRRLTYTIGDGRIDFVQTGSQVRVIPRELGELALLRDYDDIEVLEALAGRFTQREFEPGEVLAQEGGPADHLYLIAHGRVHKTSSGAYGETNRLGVLADGDKFGDRYLLDTEPSWEFTVKAATAGTLLEMPRQEFIAILDDSPSLQAHVQRYLSVPGQRQNKHGEAEIALSSGHSGEVELPGTFVDYELKPREYELSVAQTVLRVHSRVADLYNKPMNQTEQQLRLTVEALRERQEHELVNNREFGLLHNADFKQRIQTHSGPPTPDDLDDLISMRRGTQYMFAHPRAIAAFGKECNKLGLNIGTVDVNGHHLPAWRGIPILPCGKIPVSERQTSSIIAVRTGEDNEGVIGLHQTGLPDEIEPGLNARFMGIDGQALISYLVSTYFSAAVLVPDALGVLENVEVRPRA, encoded by the coding sequence ATGTCGATCGACTCAGCCCCCGAAGTGAACACCAGCCAGCAGCGGAGCCTGACGACCGCGGCCGCGCGCAACCTGGCCACCACCACCAAGTCCGCCCCGCAGATGCAGGGCAAGAGCTCCCGCTGGCTGCTCAGGACCCTCCCCTGGGTCCAGACCGACGGCGGCGCCTACCGGGTCAACCGGCGCCTGACGTACACCATCGGAGACGGCCGGATCGACTTCGTGCAGACCGGATCCCAGGTGCGGGTCATCCCGCGCGAGCTGGGTGAACTGGCCCTGTTGCGCGACTACGACGACATCGAGGTCCTGGAGGCCCTGGCCGGGCGCTTCACCCAGCGGGAGTTCGAGCCCGGAGAGGTCCTGGCGCAGGAAGGCGGCCCCGCCGACCACCTCTACCTGATCGCGCACGGACGGGTGCACAAGACCAGCAGCGGGGCCTACGGCGAGACCAACCGGCTCGGCGTCCTGGCGGACGGCGACAAGTTCGGTGATCGGTACCTCCTCGACACCGAACCCAGCTGGGAGTTCACCGTCAAGGCGGCGACCGCGGGCACCCTGCTGGAGATGCCGCGCCAGGAGTTCATCGCGATCCTGGACGACTCACCGAGCCTGCAGGCGCACGTCCAGCGGTACCTGTCCGTGCCCGGACAGCGCCAGAACAAGCACGGCGAGGCCGAGATCGCCCTGTCCTCGGGCCACTCCGGCGAGGTCGAGCTGCCCGGCACCTTCGTGGACTACGAGCTCAAGCCCCGCGAGTACGAGCTGAGCGTGGCCCAGACCGTGCTGCGCGTGCACAGCCGGGTGGCCGACCTCTACAACAAGCCGATGAACCAGACCGAGCAGCAGCTGCGGCTGACCGTGGAGGCCCTGCGCGAGCGGCAGGAGCACGAGCTGGTCAACAACCGCGAGTTCGGCCTGCTGCACAACGCCGACTTCAAACAGCGCATCCAGACCCACTCGGGTCCGCCCACCCCCGACGACCTCGACGACCTGATCAGCATGCGCAGGGGCACCCAGTACATGTTCGCCCACCCCCGCGCCATCGCCGCCTTCGGCAAGGAGTGCAACAAGCTGGGGCTCAACATCGGCACCGTGGACGTCAACGGCCACCACCTGCCCGCCTGGCGCGGAATCCCGATCCTGCCCTGCGGCAAGATCCCGGTCTCGGAGCGCCAGACCTCGTCGATCATCGCCGTGCGTACCGGTGAGGACAACGAGGGCGTCATCGGACTGCACCAGACGGGGCTGCCCGACGAGATCGAGCCCGGGCTCAACGCCCGCTTCATGGGGATCGACGGCCAGGCGCTCATCTC